The following proteins come from a genomic window of Micromonospora zamorensis:
- a CDS encoding ThuA domain-containing protein, whose product MRSRPRLLALVTGLAVFLTSLVALPTPASAAPLTKVLVFSKTAGFRHSSIPNGIAAIQQLGSANGFTVTSTEDAAQFTTSNLAQYQAVVFLSTTGDVLNASQQTAFESYIAAGGGYVGVHAAADTEYSWPWYGSLVGAWFDSHPAIQTATVKIEDRTNPSTAHLSDTWVRSDEWYNYRTNPRSSARVLASLDESSYSGGNMSGDHPITWCKAYGGGRAWYTGLGHTEASYTDPNFTRMLLGGLQVAAGSVTADCSPRTTTPPPSGSTLRARANNQYVSALNATTALIANRSSVGTTERFDLVNLANGNVALRSKGNGQFVAAENAGAAALIANRATAGAWETFQLVRNSDGTVSLRATVNNRYVAAENAGASALIANRTSIGQWEKFDLVTG is encoded by the coding sequence ATGCGTTCCCGTCCCCGTCTGTTAGCACTCGTCACCGGCCTCGCTGTGTTCCTGACCAGCCTGGTGGCCCTTCCGACGCCGGCCTCGGCGGCACCGCTGACCAAGGTCCTGGTGTTCAGCAAGACCGCCGGCTTCCGACACTCGTCCATCCCGAACGGCATCGCCGCGATCCAGCAGCTCGGCTCCGCCAACGGCTTCACCGTGACCTCGACCGAGGACGCCGCCCAGTTCACCACCAGCAACCTGGCCCAGTACCAGGCGGTGGTCTTCCTGTCGACGACCGGTGACGTCCTCAACGCCAGCCAGCAGACGGCCTTCGAGTCGTACATCGCCGCTGGTGGCGGGTACGTCGGCGTGCACGCAGCCGCCGACACCGAGTACAGCTGGCCGTGGTACGGCTCGCTGGTCGGTGCATGGTTCGACTCGCACCCGGCGATCCAGACCGCGACCGTGAAGATCGAGGACCGGACGAACCCGTCGACCGCCCACCTGAGCGACACCTGGGTCCGCTCCGACGAGTGGTACAACTACCGCACCAACCCCCGGTCCAGCGCGCGGGTCCTGGCCAGCCTCGACGAGTCGTCCTACAGCGGCGGCAACATGAGCGGCGACCACCCGATCACCTGGTGCAAGGCGTACGGCGGTGGACGGGCCTGGTACACGGGCCTCGGGCACACCGAGGCGTCGTACACCGACCCGAACTTCACCCGGATGCTGCTCGGCGGCCTCCAGGTCGCCGCGGGCTCCGTCACGGCAGACTGCTCGCCGCGCACCACGACTCCGCCGCCGAGCGGCTCCACGCTGCGGGCCCGGGCCAACAACCAGTACGTCAGCGCGCTCAACGCCACCACCGCGCTGATCGCCAACCGCAGCAGCGTCGGCACCACCGAGCGGTTCGACCTGGTCAACCTCGCCAACGGCAACGTGGCGCTGCGCTCCAAGGGCAACGGGCAGTTCGTCGCCGCCGAGAACGCCGGTGCCGCCGCGCTGATCGCCAACCGGGCCACCGCCGGCGCGTGGGAGACGTTCCAGCTCGTGCGCAACTCCGACGGCACGGTGAGCCTGCGGGCCACTGTGAACAACCGTTACGTCGCCGCCGAGAACGCGGGCGCCTCCGCGCTGATCGCCAACCGGACCTCCATCGGTCAGTGGGAGAAGTTCGACCTCGTCACCGGCTGA
- a CDS encoding MarR family winged helix-turn-helix transcriptional regulator produces MESGARELGLRLYDLVRSVRLLKQRRADERPAIPAGMLGMLVQIDQLSSDCHARDLADRTRLDASTVSRSVAALVAHGLVERRPDPTDRRATFLAVTPAGRAALADSHRWYGEVLERALADWTPDEVAALSAALGRFTGDIEVALGNNDNDNLEAAR; encoded by the coding sequence GTGGAAAGCGGCGCTCGTGAACTCGGCCTTCGCCTGTACGACCTGGTCAGAAGCGTTCGACTGCTGAAGCAGCGCCGGGCTGACGAACGCCCGGCGATTCCGGCGGGCATGCTCGGCATGCTCGTGCAGATCGATCAGCTCTCCAGCGACTGCCACGCCCGCGACCTGGCCGACCGCACTCGGCTGGACGCGTCGACCGTCAGCCGCTCGGTCGCGGCGCTCGTCGCGCACGGCCTGGTCGAGCGGCGGCCGGACCCGACCGACAGGCGGGCGACCTTCCTGGCGGTCACCCCGGCCGGCCGTGCCGCCCTGGCCGACAGCCACCGCTGGTACGGCGAGGTGCTCGAACGAGCGCTCGCCGACTGGACTCCCGACGAGGTGGCGGCGCTCAGTGCCGCCCTCGGCCGGTTCACCGGCGACATCGAGGTCGCCCTCGGAAACAACGACAACGACAACCTGGAGGCCGCGCGATGA
- a CDS encoding Lrp/AsnC family transcriptional regulator, translated as MTPSLDQLDLQLLQALQLDGRAPFSRIAAALGVSDQTVARRFRRLQTQAGLRVLGMTDESRVGRSNWIVRLRCTPDMSERLADALARRPDTSYVALISGGSEVVCEIRPRSRAARDELLLGRLQRTPRVIGFSAHCLLHRFYGGPLRWLQKANALSAEQEAALRPAPLDAAAPGTVTVDDTDEALLAALFRDGRTGLADLQRACGQSEDVVRRRLDRLRGNGALYFAVQYLPEHVGREIGAMLWLTVAPSALAAAGHALAEHAEVEFAAAATGQANIIAAVRCRGTEELYAYLNDKIGALDGIRTVETALMLRQIKQLALAPAAVPD; from the coding sequence GTGACTCCTTCCCTGGACCAGCTCGACCTGCAACTGCTGCAGGCCCTGCAACTCGACGGTCGCGCCCCCTTCAGCCGGATCGCCGCCGCCCTCGGCGTCTCGGACCAGACCGTCGCCCGCCGTTTCCGCCGCCTGCAAACCCAGGCAGGGCTACGCGTGCTGGGCATGACCGACGAGAGCCGCGTCGGCCGCTCCAACTGGATCGTCCGGCTCCGGTGCACCCCGGACATGTCCGAACGGCTGGCCGACGCCCTCGCCCGCCGCCCGGACACCTCCTACGTCGCGCTGATCTCCGGCGGCAGTGAGGTGGTCTGCGAGATAAGGCCCCGCAGTCGCGCCGCCCGCGACGAACTGCTGCTGGGCCGGTTGCAGCGCACCCCACGGGTGATCGGGTTCAGCGCACACTGCCTGTTGCACCGCTTCTACGGCGGTCCCCTGCGCTGGCTGCAGAAGGCCAACGCCCTCAGCGCCGAGCAGGAGGCGGCGCTGCGCCCCGCGCCGCTGGACGCGGCCGCCCCGGGCACCGTCACGGTCGACGACACCGACGAGGCGCTGCTCGCCGCGCTGTTCCGGGATGGCCGGACCGGCCTCGCCGACCTGCAGAGAGCGTGCGGCCAGTCCGAGGACGTGGTGCGGCGCCGCCTGGATCGGCTGCGCGGCAACGGCGCGCTCTACTTCGCCGTGCAGTATCTGCCGGAACACGTGGGCCGCGAGATCGGCGCGATGCTGTGGCTGACCGTGGCGCCGTCCGCGCTGGCCGCGGCCGGGCACGCGCTCGCCGAGCACGCGGAGGTAGAATTCGCCGCCGCGGCCACCGGCCAGGCCAACATCATCGCTGCCGTCCGGTGCCGGGGCACCGAGGAGCTGTACGCGTACCTGAACGACAAGATCGGCGCGCTGGACGGCATCCGCACCGTCGAGACCGCGCTGATGCTGCGCCAGATCAAACAGCTGGCGCTCGCGCCTGCGGCCGTACCGGACTGA
- a CDS encoding TetR/AcrR family transcriptional regulator: MDETTGLRERKKAATRLALHEAALRLAADEGIDAVTVEAIADAANVSRRTFSNYFSNKEQALFHGDTMRLHRLLQLIREQPVDEAPWTVLSRAAERLTEEVFGGSEPSWLTQRRKLRGHPGLAPHQVAAYAAIERELAAELAHRLTDDDVALRSRLLAATFLAILRVAVQHWIEHPGDPMAETVRTALAAAAPAAAHRGHRTSTGT; this comes from the coding sequence ATGGACGAGACGACCGGTCTGCGGGAGCGCAAGAAGGCGGCCACCCGTCTCGCCCTGCACGAGGCGGCCCTCCGTCTCGCCGCCGACGAGGGCATCGACGCGGTGACGGTCGAGGCCATCGCCGACGCCGCCAACGTCTCGCGGCGAACCTTCTCCAACTACTTCTCGAACAAGGAGCAGGCCCTCTTCCACGGCGACACCATGCGCCTGCACCGGCTGTTGCAGCTGATCCGCGAACAGCCCGTCGACGAGGCGCCGTGGACCGTCCTGAGCCGGGCAGCCGAGCGCCTCACCGAGGAGGTCTTCGGCGGTTCCGAGCCCTCCTGGCTGACCCAACGCCGGAAGCTGCGCGGGCACCCCGGTCTGGCCCCACACCAGGTGGCGGCGTACGCCGCGATCGAGCGCGAGCTGGCCGCGGAACTCGCCCACCGGCTCACCGACGACGACGTGGCACTGCGCTCCCGCCTCCTGGCCGCGACCTTCCTGGCCATCCTCCGGGTCGCCGTCCAGCACTGGATCGAGCATCCGGGCGACCCGATGGCGGAAACCGTCCGGACCGCACTCGCCGCGGCCGCTCCTGCGGCGGCGCACCGGGGCCACCGGACCAGCACCGGCACCTGA
- a CDS encoding LysR family transcriptional regulator, translating into MDVDLRKLRYFVAVAEELHFGRAAARLHIAQPVLSRQIRAFEHELRAELFVRDRRSTVLTEAGRQLLTDARPLLASAEALHRRVQRAAHGRPTFTIAFMPGIIVTAEARAIADRHPDLSVGVVRTSWNDQAEVVREGRADVSYVRLPIDQRGLSLRPLFTEPRVVILPQEHRLAGKESVDLAELVEERLLQDPDAVPEWRDLPNRPTDPDPRPRPELNSVEEKLEHVAAYAGVVILPLSTATFYTRPDVVHVSVGDLGHNQVCLAWAEDDRSPLVREFVEIAARQAQA; encoded by the coding sequence ATGGACGTGGATCTGCGCAAGCTGCGCTACTTCGTGGCGGTCGCCGAGGAGCTGCACTTCGGTCGGGCAGCCGCGCGGCTGCACATCGCCCAGCCGGTCCTGTCACGCCAGATCCGGGCCTTCGAGCACGAACTCCGCGCGGAGCTCTTCGTCCGTGATCGTCGCTCCACCGTGCTGACCGAGGCCGGCCGCCAACTCCTGACCGACGCTCGTCCGCTGCTCGCCTCCGCCGAGGCACTGCACCGGCGGGTGCAACGTGCCGCGCACGGCAGACCGACGTTCACCATCGCGTTCATGCCCGGCATCATCGTCACCGCCGAGGCTCGCGCGATCGCCGATCGGCACCCCGACCTGTCCGTCGGTGTCGTCCGTACCTCCTGGAACGACCAGGCCGAGGTGGTACGCGAGGGGCGCGCCGACGTCAGCTACGTGCGGCTTCCGATCGACCAGCGCGGCCTGAGCCTGCGCCCCCTGTTCACCGAACCCCGTGTCGTGATCCTGCCCCAGGAGCACCGCCTGGCCGGGAAGGAATCGGTCGACCTGGCCGAGCTCGTCGAGGAGCGGCTGCTCCAGGACCCGGACGCGGTGCCCGAGTGGCGGGACCTGCCGAACCGTCCGACGGATCCCGACCCCCGCCCCCGACCCGAGCTGAACTCCGTCGAGGAGAAGCTGGAACACGTCGCCGCCTACGCCGGGGTGGTGATCCTGCCGCTGTCGACCGCGACGTTCTACACCAGGCCGGACGTCGTCCATGTGTCCGTCGGCGACCTCGGGCACAACCAGGTGTGCCTGGCCTGGGCCGAGGACGACCGGTCGCCGCTGGTGCGGGAGTTCGTCGAGATCGCCGCGCGGCAGGCGCAGGCGTGA
- a CDS encoding GNAT family N-acetyltransferase, with amino-acid sequence MFRAARPDDLAQIIRLYRQLNPDDPVLDDDSGAAVFRQILGSPGLHLFVLELDGAVVASTYLNVIPNLSRSASPYAVIENVVVEESRRGTGLGRQIMADTLQAAWDAGCYKAMLMTGSRNPATHGFYRACGFSPDVKTAYLARPPA; translated from the coding sequence ATGTTCCGTGCGGCTCGGCCTGACGACCTGGCGCAGATCATCCGCCTCTACCGACAGCTGAACCCGGACGATCCGGTGCTGGACGATGACTCCGGCGCGGCGGTCTTCCGGCAGATCCTCGGCTCACCGGGGCTGCACCTCTTCGTCCTCGAACTGGACGGGGCCGTCGTCGCCTCGACGTACCTCAACGTGATCCCCAACCTGAGCCGGTCGGCGTCCCCGTACGCCGTCATCGAGAACGTCGTCGTGGAGGAATCACGGCGAGGCACCGGTCTGGGGCGGCAGATCATGGCCGACACGCTCCAGGCTGCATGGGACGCGGGCTGCTACAAGGCGATGCTGATGACGGGTTCGCGCAACCCCGCGACGCACGGCTTCTACCGCGCCTGCGGGTTCTCGCCCGACGTCAAGACCGCCTATCTCGCCCGACCACCGGCCTAG
- a CDS encoding PQQ-dependent sugar dehydrogenase, with the protein MLSYPRRWPRALLAAVTTVASVTLAVAAPSTAQAAVIPASDYQQVKLATGSAELGEAMSLAVLPNRSVLHTARNGVLRVTDVAGNTKVSGTLSVYTHDEEGLQGVAVDPNFASNRWIYLYYSPTLSTPSGDAPTTGSQSDWDRWKGHLRLSRFTLNSDDTLNLGSEKIVLQVANDRGQCCHVGGDLDFDAAGNLYLTTGDDTNPFESSGYAPLDERTNRNPQFDAQRSAGNTNDLRGKVLRIKPQADGTYTIPSGNLFAPGTSGTRPEIYAMGLRNPFRMSVDKATGVVYLGDYGPDAGSTNSSRGPSGQVEFNRIAAPGNYGWPYCTGANTSTETYNEYTFPSGPSQSKYNCTGGPTNNSFRNTGLGTLPAAKPAWIKYAGDSGSPSEFGSGSESPMGGPVYRYDASLNSSIKFPASLNGQFFAGEYGRRWIKAIAVNSDGSRGEISNFPWSGTQVMDMAFGPDGALYVLDYGTGSNNQALFRIEYIGGGNRSPIAVASANPTSGANPLTVTFSSAGSADPEGGALSYLWTFGDGTTSTAANPTKTYTTNGTYSPTLKVTDPTGLSGTASLVITVGNTAPTVTLTAPTDGQLFNFGDTVPYQISVSDPQDGTIDCSKVSLTYALGHDSHAHQITSKNGCSGSITVPTDGEHDSAANIYGVFDAAYTDNGGLTTHSIKTLQPKHRQGEHFSAQSGVQATDHTNAEGGRTAGFIENNDWISYQPYNLSNATRFTARVSSAGAGGTIEVRAGSATGSLLGTATVPVTGSWETFVDVSTAISNPPSASTSLYLVFKGGTGNLFDVDAFTFTTGTTTPSGGITLRAQVNNQYVSAVGTNPLIANKASVSTTEQFDRVDAGNGNIALRSRANGLYVCAENEGAEPLIANRTTVGPWETFQIITNSDGTVGLRALANNQIVAAEDAGAGALIANRTSVGSWERFVLTG; encoded by the coding sequence ATGCTTTCGTACCCCCGGCGCTGGCCCCGGGCTCTCCTCGCGGCGGTCACCACCGTCGCGAGCGTGACCCTGGCTGTGGCCGCACCGTCGACCGCCCAGGCGGCGGTCATTCCCGCCTCCGACTATCAGCAGGTCAAACTCGCCACCGGCTCGGCCGAGCTGGGTGAGGCCATGTCCCTGGCCGTGCTGCCCAACCGCTCGGTGCTCCACACCGCCCGCAACGGTGTGCTGCGGGTGACCGACGTGGCCGGCAACACCAAGGTGTCCGGCACCCTGTCGGTCTACACCCACGACGAGGAGGGGTTGCAGGGCGTCGCCGTCGACCCCAACTTCGCCAGCAACCGGTGGATCTACCTGTACTACTCGCCCACGTTGAGCACGCCGTCCGGGGACGCACCGACCACCGGCTCGCAGTCTGACTGGGACCGGTGGAAGGGGCACCTGCGGCTGTCCCGGTTCACGCTCAACAGCGACGACACGCTCAACCTTGGCAGCGAGAAGATCGTGCTCCAGGTCGCCAACGACCGTGGGCAGTGCTGCCACGTCGGCGGTGACCTGGACTTCGACGCCGCCGGCAACCTGTACCTGACCACCGGCGACGACACCAACCCGTTCGAGTCGTCCGGCTACGCGCCGCTGGACGAGCGGACCAACCGCAACCCACAGTTCGACGCCCAACGCTCGGCGGGCAACACCAACGACCTGCGGGGCAAGGTGCTGCGGATCAAGCCGCAGGCGGACGGCACGTACACCATCCCGTCGGGCAACCTGTTCGCGCCCGGCACGTCGGGCACCCGTCCGGAGATCTACGCGATGGGTCTGCGCAACCCGTTCCGGATGAGCGTCGACAAGGCGACCGGTGTCGTCTACCTCGGCGACTACGGCCCCGACGCCGGGAGCACGAACTCCAGCCGTGGCCCGTCGGGTCAGGTCGAGTTCAACCGCATCGCGGCGCCCGGCAACTACGGCTGGCCGTACTGCACGGGCGCCAACACCAGCACGGAAACATACAATGAATACACCTTCCCGTCCGGGCCGTCGCAGTCCAAGTACAACTGCACGGGCGGGCCGACGAACAACTCGTTCCGCAACACCGGGCTCGGCACGCTGCCCGCGGCGAAGCCGGCCTGGATCAAGTACGCGGGTGACTCCGGCTCACCGTCGGAGTTCGGCAGCGGCTCGGAGTCACCGATGGGTGGGCCGGTCTACCGGTACGACGCCTCGCTCAACTCCAGCATCAAGTTCCCGGCGTCGCTGAACGGCCAGTTCTTCGCCGGCGAGTACGGCCGCCGCTGGATCAAGGCCATCGCGGTCAACTCCGACGGCTCCCGGGGGGAGATCTCCAACTTCCCGTGGAGCGGCACGCAGGTCATGGACATGGCCTTCGGCCCGGACGGCGCGCTCTACGTGCTGGACTACGGCACCGGCTCGAACAACCAGGCGCTGTTCCGGATCGAGTACATCGGTGGTGGCAACCGCAGCCCGATCGCTGTCGCCTCGGCGAACCCCACGTCGGGGGCCAACCCGTTGACTGTCACCTTCTCGTCGGCCGGCAGCGCCGACCCCGAGGGTGGGGCGCTGAGCTACCTGTGGACGTTCGGTGACGGCACCACGTCGACGGCGGCCAACCCCACCAAGACGTACACCACGAACGGCACGTACTCCCCCACGTTGAAGGTCACCGACCCGACCGGCCTGTCCGGCACGGCGAGCCTGGTCATCACCGTCGGCAACACGGCCCCGACGGTGACGCTGACCGCGCCCACCGACGGGCAGTTGTTCAACTTCGGTGACACGGTGCCTTACCAGATCTCGGTGAGCGACCCGCAGGACGGCACGATCGACTGCTCCAAGGTCAGCCTGACGTACGCGTTGGGCCACGACAGCCACGCCCACCAGATCACCTCGAAGAACGGGTGCAGCGGCTCGATCACCGTGCCGACCGACGGGGAGCACGACTCGGCGGCCAACATCTACGGCGTCTTCGACGCCGCCTACACCGACAACGGTGGGCTCACCACGCACAGCATCAAGACCCTGCAACCGAAGCACCGGCAGGGTGAGCACTTCAGCGCCCAGTCCGGCGTCCAGGCCACCGACCACACCAACGCCGAGGGTGGCCGTACCGCCGGGTTCATCGAGAACAACGACTGGATCTCGTACCAGCCGTACAACCTGTCCAACGCGACCCGGTTCACCGCCCGGGTCTCCTCGGCCGGCGCTGGCGGCACCATCGAGGTCCGTGCCGGCTCCGCGACCGGATCCCTGCTGGGCACCGCCACGGTGCCGGTGACCGGTAGCTGGGAGACCTTCGTCGACGTCTCCACCGCCATCAGCAACCCGCCCAGCGCGTCGACCTCGCTGTACCTGGTGTTCAAGGGCGGCACGGGCAACCTGTTCGACGTCGACGCGTTCACCTTCACCACCGGCACCACCACCCCCAGCGGGGGGATCACGCTGCGGGCGCAGGTCAACAACCAGTACGTGTCGGCGGTCGGCACCAACCCGCTGATCGCCAACAAGGCCAGCGTCTCGACGACCGAGCAGTTCGACCGGGTGGACGCCGGCAACGGCAACATCGCCCTCCGGTCACGCGCCAACGGGCTGTACGTCTGCGCCGAGAACGAGGGCGCGGAGCCGTTGATCGCGAACCGCACGACGGTCGGACCGTGGGAGACCTTCCAGATCATCACCAACTCGGACGGGACGGTCGGCCTGCGGGCACTGGCCAACAACCAGATCGTGGCCGCCGAGGACGCCGGGGCGGGGGCGTTGATCGCCAACCGCACGTCGGTCGGCTCCTGGGAGAGGTTCGTCCTCACTGGCTGA
- a CDS encoding NAD-dependent epimerase/dehydratase family protein encodes MRILVVGGSGLIGAHVVDVLRERGHATTTVARTAHPGVDHLLDVGSASIEELRPLLAGHDGVVYATRTDEQKPLPKPIYPEFRRDNVEPVVRLFTAARLEGLTRGVVMGSYYTYFDRLHPQWRLAERHTYIRCRLEQAREGRAAAGPDLPVAVLELPFVFGRAGDRLPNWAGPLDRWARSRTPLVAPTGGSAAASARSVAEVAADALEQASGADIPVADENLTWADMIARIADAVGRRRRVARLPAGAAKAALRLGSALQALARKESGVNPSYLADLLLAELFIEPTTGRPLDPALRETFARQA; translated from the coding sequence GTGCGAATTCTCGTGGTGGGTGGCAGTGGCCTGATCGGCGCTCATGTCGTGGACGTGCTGCGCGAGCGCGGCCATGCCACCACCACTGTGGCGCGTACCGCCCATCCGGGCGTCGACCACCTGCTCGATGTCGGGTCCGCCTCGATCGAGGAACTGCGGCCGTTGCTCGCCGGGCACGACGGCGTCGTGTACGCCACCCGCACCGACGAGCAGAAGCCGTTGCCCAAGCCGATCTATCCGGAGTTCCGCCGCGACAACGTCGAACCGGTGGTACGCCTGTTCACCGCCGCCCGCCTGGAGGGCCTCACCCGCGGGGTCGTGATGGGGTCGTACTACACCTATTTCGACCGGCTGCATCCGCAGTGGCGGCTCGCCGAGCGTCACACGTACATCCGTTGCCGGCTGGAGCAGGCCCGCGAGGGACGCGCGGCAGCCGGCCCGGATCTGCCGGTCGCCGTCCTCGAACTGCCCTTCGTCTTCGGTCGGGCCGGTGACCGGCTGCCGAACTGGGCCGGGCCGCTGGACCGGTGGGCCCGCTCCCGTACACCTCTGGTCGCGCCGACCGGCGGAAGCGCCGCGGCCTCGGCCCGCAGCGTGGCCGAGGTCGCGGCCGACGCCCTGGAGCAGGCCAGCGGCGCGGACATCCCGGTCGCCGACGAGAACCTGACCTGGGCCGACATGATCGCGCGCATCGCGGACGCGGTCGGCCGACGCCGCCGGGTCGCCCGGCTGCCGGCCGGCGCGGCGAAGGCCGCGCTGCGCCTCGGCAGCGCGCTACAGGCCCTCGCCCGCAAGGAGTCGGGCGTCAACCCCAGCTACCTCGCCGATCTCCTGCTCGCCGAGCTGTTCATCGAGCCGACGACCGGCCGGCCGCTGGATCCGGCGCTGCGGGAGACCTTCGCCCGACAGGCCTAG
- a CDS encoding SDR family oxidoreductase gives MNLSDQRVVVLGGTSGIGLATATRAAREGAQVVVASRNRLSVDRALATLPTGTQGYVANLTDPGDVARLFQGLGPFDHLVYTAGEPLALMSVDALDLAAARTAFDLRYFGSLSAVNAALPYLRPGGSITLTTGTANHRPSASWSVAASITGAIDALVRALAVELAPIRVNAVSAGVIRSPLWDPLPEETREQMYAQLSGSLPLGRVGEPEEVAEAFVYLLRATYATGTVVTVDGGTLIA, from the coding sequence ATGAACCTCAGCGACCAGCGTGTCGTCGTACTCGGCGGAACCTCGGGAATCGGGCTCGCCACCGCCACCCGGGCCGCCCGCGAGGGCGCCCAGGTCGTGGTCGCCTCCCGCAACCGGCTCAGCGTCGACCGCGCCCTGGCGACCCTGCCGACCGGCACCCAGGGGTACGTCGCCAACCTCACCGACCCCGGCGACGTGGCCCGGCTGTTCCAGGGCCTCGGGCCGTTCGACCACCTCGTCTACACCGCCGGTGAGCCGCTCGCGCTGATGTCCGTCGACGCCCTCGACCTCGCCGCCGCCCGTACCGCCTTCGACCTGCGCTACTTCGGCTCCCTGTCGGCGGTCAACGCGGCACTGCCGTACCTGCGCCCAGGTGGGTCGATCACCCTCACCACCGGCACCGCCAACCACCGGCCGAGCGCCAGCTGGTCGGTGGCGGCCAGCATCACCGGGGCGATCGACGCGCTGGTCCGCGCGCTCGCCGTCGAACTCGCCCCGATCCGGGTCAACGCCGTCTCCGCAGGCGTGATCCGCTCGCCGCTCTGGGACCCGCTTCCGGAGGAAACCCGAGAGCAGATGTACGCCCAGCTCAGCGGGTCACTGCCGCTCGGTCGGGTGGGCGAGCCGGAGGAGGTTGCCGAGGCCTTCGTCTACCTGCTGCGGGCGACCTATGCCACCGGCACGGTGGTGACCGTCGACGGCGGCACCCTGATCGCCTGA
- a CDS encoding MFS transporter, whose translation MATTDKASGDRLGATLVMACLGVFVAYLPVTTVSVSLPAIQRGLNASTADLSWVSDAFVLPMAALILTAGVFGDVHGRKKVFQAGLLFCAIGASVALSAQSIAMVWVGQALAGVGAAALLPATLALISHAVPDPRKRGRYISLWATSLMLALALGPLLAGAILEHASWRWIYLPAIPLALLTALIAIPLVTDSRAPGKRHLDWPGQITAALAIVALVFAVIEGGAGSFTDPVVLLAFAVAALSLAAFLVIERRSNSPMLSPALFASRGFNATAVIAAVSFMGVIGSIFVLSLYLGLVQQLSTMEAALRLLTNTAVPVVVGPLIGRLMHRVHVRWLLSAGLFIAAIALFLLSGVDADTSFGQLSWRLALFGLGLGAVLTPMTATAVSSVPFQLASMAAAANNAFRQVGGALGPAVLGALLTSRAASSLPGHLADAAVSDDHRQAATAAMDDSGFQAVAAVDYGAQRDVALNALDKAFLDGFHLSLSVSATLMLIAALAAVLLLGHPRPVRGPQPAAQRPESVPA comes from the coding sequence ATGGCAACAACGGACAAGGCGTCGGGAGACCGGCTCGGCGCGACACTCGTCATGGCCTGCCTGGGGGTGTTCGTCGCATATCTGCCGGTGACGACGGTGTCGGTGAGCCTGCCGGCGATTCAACGAGGGCTGAACGCGTCGACCGCCGACCTGTCCTGGGTGTCGGACGCCTTCGTCCTGCCGATGGCCGCCCTGATCCTGACCGCCGGCGTCTTCGGCGACGTGCACGGGCGCAAGAAGGTCTTCCAGGCCGGCCTGCTGTTCTGCGCGATCGGCGCGTCCGTCGCGCTGTCGGCGCAGTCGATCGCGATGGTCTGGGTCGGCCAGGCGCTGGCCGGCGTGGGCGCGGCCGCTCTGCTGCCCGCCACGCTGGCGCTGATCAGCCACGCCGTGCCGGACCCGAGGAAGCGCGGCCGGTACATCAGTCTCTGGGCCACCTCCCTGATGCTCGCCCTCGCGCTCGGCCCACTCCTCGCGGGGGCGATCCTCGAGCACGCGTCCTGGCGGTGGATCTACCTACCGGCCATCCCGCTCGCCCTGCTCACCGCCCTGATCGCCATTCCGCTGGTGACCGACTCGCGGGCGCCGGGAAAGCGGCACCTGGACTGGCCGGGACAGATCACCGCCGCCCTGGCCATCGTCGCTCTGGTCTTCGCCGTCATCGAGGGCGGCGCCGGCTCGTTCACCGACCCCGTCGTGCTCCTGGCGTTCGCCGTGGCCGCGCTCAGCCTCGCCGCGTTCCTCGTGATCGAGCGGCGGAGCAACTCGCCGATGCTGAGCCCCGCCCTGTTCGCCAGCCGCGGGTTCAACGCCACCGCCGTGATCGCCGCCGTCAGCTTCATGGGCGTGATCGGCAGCATCTTCGTGCTCAGCCTCTACCTCGGCCTGGTCCAGCAGCTGTCGACCATGGAAGCGGCGCTGCGGCTGCTGACCAACACGGCGGTCCCGGTCGTCGTGGGGCCGCTGATCGGCCGCCTCATGCACCGCGTGCACGTGCGCTGGCTGCTCAGCGCCGGCCTGTTCATCGCGGCGATCGCCCTTTTCCTCCTCAGCGGCGTCGACGCCGACACGTCCTTCGGGCAGCTGAGCTGGCGGCTCGCGCTGTTCGGGCTGGGCCTCGGCGCGGTGCTGACCCCGATGACCGCGACCGCGGTCAGCTCCGTACCGTTCCAGCTGGCCAGCATGGCCGCGGCGGCGAACAACGCCTTCCGCCAGGTCGGCGGCGCGCTCGGCCCCGCCGTCCTGGGCGCCCTGCTGACCAGCAGGGCGGCCAGCTCCCTGCCCGGACACCTCGCCGACGCCGCGGTCAGCGATGACCACCGGCAGGCCGCGACCGCGGCGATGGACGACAGTGGCTTCCAGGCGGTCGCCGCCGTCGACTACGGCGCTCAGCGGGACGTCGCTCTGAACGCCCTCGACAAGGCGTTCCTCGACGGCTTCCACCTGTCCCTGAGCGTGTCGGCCACGCTGATGCTCATCGCCGCCCTGGCCGCGGTCCTCCTGCTGGGCCACCCGCGCCCGGTACGCGGCCCACAGCCAGCCGCCCAGCGACCCGAATCCGTCCCGGCCTGA